Proteins found in one Microbacterium sp. LWS13-1.2 genomic segment:
- a CDS encoding alpha/beta family hydrolase translates to MSAGGDSSRIAVALPNASADVSIDLVAPAAPWAFAGLAHGAGAGYRHPFLTGFADALARAGVATLRFNFPYVEAGRRMPGPAAHAVATWAAMHAALVKSADGAPVFAMGKSYGGRMASMAAAEGVIDPSGLVYLGYPLHPPGSPDKARTAHLPDVPQPQLFVEGTNDPFIDPHGQLDAAIATCRRAEIAWIEGGGHSFEVKGQKRPPAEIAADLVPRVVAWMRRIHSGAGPT, encoded by the coding sequence ATGAGCGCAGGCGGGGATTCCTCGCGGATCGCCGTCGCGCTCCCGAACGCAAGCGCCGACGTCTCGATCGACCTCGTGGCGCCGGCAGCGCCCTGGGCGTTCGCCGGCCTCGCGCACGGTGCCGGCGCCGGCTACCGGCATCCGTTCCTGACCGGGTTCGCCGACGCGCTCGCGCGCGCGGGCGTCGCCACGCTGCGCTTCAACTTCCCCTACGTCGAAGCGGGACGACGGATGCCGGGTCCCGCGGCTCACGCCGTCGCGACGTGGGCGGCGATGCATGCCGCCCTGGTGAAGAGTGCGGACGGGGCACCAGTCTTCGCGATGGGCAAGTCGTACGGCGGGCGCATGGCGTCGATGGCCGCTGCGGAAGGCGTGATCGATCCGTCGGGGCTGGTCTACCTCGGTTACCCGCTCCATCCGCCGGGGAGCCCCGACAAAGCCCGCACCGCGCACCTGCCCGATGTGCCGCAGCCGCAGCTGTTCGTCGAGGGCACCAACGATCCCTTCATCGATCCCCATGGCCAGCTGGACGCGGCGATCGCCACGTGCCGCCGGGCCGAGATCGCGTGGATCGAGGGCGGCGGCCACTCCTTCGAGGTCAAGGGCCAGAAACGCCCGCCGGCCGAGATCGCCGCCGACCTCGTCCCTCGGGTCGTCGCGTGGATGCGCAGGATTCACTCCGGGGCAGGACCCACGTAG
- a CDS encoding citrate/2-methylcitrate synthase, with product MGDLPRLTAVEAAARLGVKPESLYAYVSRGLLSRERDAAGSSFDPLEVEAFARRRRRSPAAAPGTAVAGTPLMVLDTSLAHIDDDRLHYRERSAARLAREQSFEDVVTWLWDVPSLRSPSDDDLAVARRTIAALGETTSSLDRVLVAVTALGATDPLRDDPDPSQLIRVGARLLTGVPSSLAPKGDADTIASTLWRALAASDDPHGRRLLDAALILVIDHDLAVSTLAARVAASARASGYAVVTAALGAFDAPLHGTASRAAVRMLRAVSEGDPAPSAIARAVRDGGRGIPGFGQALYAGGDMRAAVLLELLREAPGSADVMAAVDAVAGEVARRADARPNLDLALAALVLWAQMPEDAGAVVFAVGRIAGWITHAIDEYDERPMRLRPRGRYVGPAPE from the coding sequence ATGGGCGACCTTCCCCGCCTCACCGCTGTGGAAGCGGCCGCGCGCCTGGGCGTCAAACCGGAGTCGCTGTACGCCTACGTGTCGCGAGGGCTCCTCTCGCGCGAGCGGGACGCCGCCGGCTCGTCGTTCGATCCGCTCGAGGTCGAGGCGTTCGCGCGACGGCGCCGCCGTTCGCCCGCCGCGGCGCCGGGAACCGCCGTGGCGGGGACTCCCCTCATGGTGCTCGACACGAGCCTTGCCCACATCGACGACGACCGGCTGCACTACCGGGAGCGGTCGGCCGCGCGCCTCGCACGCGAGCAGTCGTTCGAGGACGTCGTCACCTGGCTCTGGGATGTGCCGTCGCTGCGGAGTCCCTCCGACGACGACCTCGCCGTGGCGCGCCGTACGATCGCCGCCCTGGGCGAGACCACCTCGTCGCTGGATCGCGTGCTGGTCGCCGTCACGGCACTGGGTGCCACCGATCCCCTGCGCGACGACCCGGACCCGTCACAGCTCATCCGCGTCGGTGCGCGACTGCTCACGGGTGTTCCCTCGTCGCTCGCGCCGAAGGGCGACGCCGACACGATCGCCTCCACGCTGTGGCGCGCGCTGGCCGCGTCCGACGACCCGCACGGCCGCCGCCTGCTCGATGCCGCGCTCATCCTCGTGATCGATCACGACCTCGCGGTCTCGACGCTCGCCGCGCGCGTCGCGGCCTCGGCGCGGGCATCCGGCTACGCCGTCGTCACGGCCGCGCTGGGTGCCTTCGACGCGCCATTGCACGGCACGGCGAGCCGCGCCGCCGTCCGCATGCTGCGCGCCGTGTCCGAGGGCGATCCGGCGCCCTCGGCGATCGCCCGTGCGGTGCGCGACGGCGGGCGCGGCATCCCCGGGTTCGGCCAGGCGTTGTATGCCGGCGGAGACATGCGGGCTGCCGTTCTGCTGGAGCTGCTGCGGGAGGCGCCCGGCAGCGCCGACGTCATGGCGGCTGTCGACGCGGTCGCCGGTGAAGTGGCACGTCGCGCCGACGCACGACCGAACCTCGATCTGGCGCTGGCCGCGCTCGTGCTCTGGGCGCAGATGCCCGAGGATGCCGGCGCCGTCGTCTTCGCGGTCGGCCGCATCGCCGGCTGGATCACCCACGCGATCGACGAGTACGACGAGCGCCCGATGCGCCTGCGGCCCCGGGGCCGCTACGTGGGTCCTGCCCCGGAGTGA
- a CDS encoding citrate/2-methylcitrate synthase, translated as MSTTTQSATRDLPRGLAGVIVAETTVSDVRGAEGFYQYRDRSAIELAASATFEDAWQLLVTGEPATGASRAAFAARVAASAERRGDIEAVIDAVASATPDVLAGLAAAWPLLGVRRRIRPLYDLDEDQRLDDAIAFGASTPVIVGALWRRGRGEAVLPALDGRGVVANYLHQVTGTEPDDQTERALTAYLIAVMDHGFNASTFTARVIASTGADAAACLVGALGALTGPLHGGAPSRALDGLDDVASAERIEPWIRGELAAGRRLMGFGHAVYRTADPRAELMKRVALRTGGPRVELAARFQETAERLLAEAKPGRELHANVEFWAALVMERCGLPRSMFTPTFAVARTIGWTAHILEQARDPKIIRPSARYVGPQVRAAA; from the coding sequence ATGAGCACGACGACACAGTCCGCCACGAGGGACCTCCCGCGAGGTCTCGCCGGCGTCATCGTGGCCGAGACGACCGTGAGCGATGTTCGCGGCGCCGAGGGCTTCTACCAATATCGGGACCGCTCGGCGATCGAGCTTGCGGCGTCGGCGACGTTCGAGGACGCGTGGCAGCTGCTGGTGACGGGCGAGCCGGCGACGGGCGCTTCCCGAGCAGCCTTCGCCGCCCGTGTCGCCGCCTCGGCGGAGCGGCGGGGCGACATCGAGGCGGTCATCGACGCGGTCGCATCCGCGACGCCCGACGTGCTCGCCGGCCTCGCTGCGGCATGGCCGCTGCTCGGCGTGCGGCGCCGCATCCGCCCGCTCTACGACCTCGACGAGGACCAGCGCCTCGACGACGCGATCGCATTCGGCGCGTCGACGCCCGTGATCGTCGGCGCGCTGTGGCGACGGGGCCGCGGGGAGGCCGTGCTGCCCGCGCTCGACGGCCGCGGCGTCGTCGCGAACTACCTGCACCAGGTGACCGGCACCGAGCCCGACGACCAGACCGAGCGCGCGCTCACGGCCTATCTGATCGCCGTCATGGACCACGGATTCAACGCGTCGACGTTCACCGCGCGGGTCATCGCCTCGACGGGAGCGGATGCCGCCGCTTGTCTGGTCGGCGCACTCGGCGCCCTGACCGGACCGCTGCACGGCGGTGCACCGTCGCGCGCGCTCGACGGGCTGGACGACGTGGCAAGCGCCGAGCGCATCGAGCCGTGGATCCGCGGGGAGCTCGCGGCCGGGCGCCGGCTGATGGGCTTCGGCCATGCCGTGTACCGCACGGCGGATCCACGGGCTGAGCTGATGAAGCGCGTCGCCCTGCGCACCGGCGGTCCGCGCGTCGAGCTCGCGGCGCGATTCCAGGAGACGGCCGAACGGCTGCTCGCCGAGGCCAAGCCCGGCCGCGAACTGCACGCGAACGTGGAGTTCTGGGCAGCGCTGGTCATGGAGCGATGCGGGCTGCCGCGATCGATGTTCACGCCGACCTTCGCGGTCGCCCGCACCATCGGGTGGACGGCGCACATCCTCGAGCAGGCGCGGGACCCGAAGATCATCCGGCCGTCGGCGCGCTACGTCGGTCCGCAGGTGCGGGCGGCCGCCTGA
- a CDS encoding gamma-glutamyltransferase yields MAYTAPASFTTRPTLTGTFGMSASTHWLATATAQAVLERGGNAFDASVAAAFVLHVVEPHLNGPGGDLVAIFQPADATAPTVLMGQGPAPAGATIAHYRDEGLDLVPGAGGLAAAVPGAVDAWLLLLRDHGTWELADVLAYAIGYARDGHPLVAGAAATIARVAELFRDDWTTSAELWMPDGQPPAAGQVMRNPAYAAVLDGLVHASCTVRDDGPVGRAARIDAARREWKTGIVAHEASAFLARPHRHSDGGAHAGVITADDFAGFDAGYEPAVTREFRGRTIAKAGAWTQGPALLQTLGLLEPLADDLLDPSQEAGAHTILEAQKLAYADRDGWFGDDDVDLDALLSAEYLDARRSLITETASVQFRPGSLPGRTAFRPPLRTTYDAPALGTGEPTVAPAEPRVSSSGETRGDTCHLDVIDRWGNIVSATPSGGWLQSSPAIPSLGFCLGTRLQMTWLEPGYPSSLAPGRRPRTTLTPTLVLRGGVPEFAIGSPGGDQQDQWQLLALLRIIVGGYSPQQAIDAPALHTTSLPESFWPRTWTPAGAVVENRLGDALIEGLERRGHVVTRAGDWALGRVSAVGRDAATGVVWGAANPRGMQGYAAGR; encoded by the coding sequence GTGGCTTACACCGCTCCGGCGTCGTTCACGACGCGCCCGACACTGACCGGGACGTTCGGCATGTCGGCGTCGACCCACTGGCTTGCGACGGCCACCGCGCAGGCGGTGCTGGAGCGCGGCGGCAACGCGTTCGACGCGTCGGTCGCCGCGGCCTTCGTGCTCCACGTGGTCGAACCGCACCTCAACGGCCCCGGTGGCGACCTCGTCGCGATCTTCCAGCCCGCGGACGCCACCGCCCCGACGGTGCTCATGGGCCAGGGGCCCGCGCCCGCGGGTGCGACGATCGCCCATTATCGCGACGAAGGCCTCGATCTCGTTCCCGGCGCCGGCGGCCTTGCGGCGGCGGTGCCCGGCGCCGTCGACGCCTGGCTTCTGCTGCTGCGCGACCACGGGACATGGGAGCTCGCCGACGTGCTCGCGTACGCGATCGGCTACGCCCGAGACGGGCACCCGCTGGTGGCGGGCGCCGCCGCGACCATCGCTCGCGTGGCCGAGCTGTTCCGAGATGACTGGACGACCTCGGCCGAGTTGTGGATGCCGGACGGACAGCCGCCCGCCGCCGGGCAGGTCATGCGCAATCCGGCGTACGCCGCCGTCCTCGACGGGCTGGTGCACGCGTCGTGCACCGTGCGCGACGACGGTCCGGTGGGCCGCGCCGCCCGCATCGACGCCGCACGGCGGGAGTGGAAGACCGGGATCGTGGCGCACGAGGCGTCGGCGTTCCTCGCGCGGCCGCATCGGCACTCGGACGGCGGCGCACACGCGGGCGTCATCACGGCCGACGACTTCGCCGGCTTCGACGCCGGCTACGAGCCGGCTGTGACGCGGGAGTTCCGCGGGCGCACGATCGCGAAGGCCGGCGCCTGGACGCAGGGGCCGGCGCTCCTGCAGACGCTCGGTCTGCTCGAGCCCCTCGCCGATGACCTTCTCGATCCGTCGCAGGAGGCCGGCGCGCACACGATCCTCGAGGCGCAGAAGCTCGCCTACGCCGACCGCGATGGCTGGTTCGGCGATGACGACGTCGACCTCGACGCGCTGCTGTCCGCCGAGTACCTCGACGCGCGGCGCTCGCTGATCACCGAGACCGCCTCGGTGCAGTTCCGGCCGGGCTCGCTGCCCGGGCGCACGGCGTTCCGCCCACCGCTGCGCACGACGTACGACGCTCCGGCGCTCGGCACCGGCGAGCCGACCGTCGCGCCCGCCGAGCCGAGGGTGTCGTCGTCCGGTGAGACACGGGGCGACACGTGTCATCTCGACGTCATCGACCGCTGGGGCAACATCGTCTCGGCGACCCCGTCGGGCGGCTGGCTGCAGTCATCGCCGGCGATCCCCTCGCTCGGGTTCTGTCTCGGCACGCGCCTGCAGATGACCTGGCTCGAGCCCGGGTACCCGTCCTCGCTCGCGCCGGGACGGCGGCCGCGCACCACGCTCACGCCGACGCTCGTCCTGCGCGGCGGCGTGCCGGAGTTCGCGATCGGCTCCCCCGGCGGCGACCAGCAGGATCAGTGGCAGCTGCTGGCGCTCCTGCGGATCATCGTCGGCGGCTACTCGCCGCAGCAGGCGATCGACGCGCCCGCGCTGCACACGACGTCTCTGCCCGAGTCTTTCTGGCCGCGCACGTGGACGCCGGCCGGCGCCGTCGTCGAGAACCGCCTGGGCGATGCCCTGATCGAAGGCCTCGAGCGCCGGGGACACGTCGTGACGCGCGCGGGCGACTGGGCTCTCGGCAGGGTCTCGGCGGTGGGACGCGATGCCGCCACCGGCGTCGTCTGGGGCGCCGCCAATCCTCGCGGCATGCAGGGGTACGCCGCCGGTCGGTAG
- a CDS encoding aminopeptidase P family protein, whose translation MSSAASEQSTGATSTTDTATPPSTSTNRRQPFGQGFLDTISTGWAERPDTAPPARPQAPFAARRRDAVSAAFPGKRLVIPAGELKQRSNDTDYPFRAHSAFSHLTGWASDSEPGAMLVFEPRSSGGHDVTLYFRERADRTTSEFYSDASIGEFWIGPRPALAGVAADLALATAHIDDFESGDGDVVLDEDDDLARFVSELRLVKDAYEIGQMELAVQVTASGFDDIVANLPAIVEHPRGERVVEGVFQQRARSDGNAVGYDTIAASGPHACYLHWTRNDGAVVPGDLILIDAGVEVDSLYTADITRTLPVSGRFTDVQRKVYETVREAADAAFAAARPGVKFRSVHEAAMQVIAARVAEWGLLPVTAEEALDADNGGHHRRYMVHGTSHHLGIDVHDCAQARRDMYYDGILEAGMVFTIEPGLYFQIDDLTVPEEYRGIGVRIEDDILMTDDGPVNLSSAIPRTADEVEAWIAAGGR comes from the coding sequence ATGAGCAGCGCAGCCAGCGAGCAGTCCACCGGCGCCACGAGCACCACGGATACCGCCACACCGCCGTCGACCAGCACCAACCGGCGCCAGCCGTTCGGTCAGGGCTTCCTCGACACGATCTCCACCGGATGGGCCGAGCGCCCCGACACCGCGCCCCCGGCGCGCCCGCAGGCGCCTTTCGCGGCGCGGCGCCGCGATGCGGTCTCGGCAGCGTTCCCCGGCAAGCGCCTGGTCATCCCCGCCGGTGAGCTGAAGCAGCGCAGCAACGACACCGACTACCCCTTCCGGGCGCACTCGGCGTTCTCGCATCTCACGGGGTGGGCGTCGGATTCCGAGCCCGGGGCCATGCTGGTGTTCGAACCCCGATCGTCGGGCGGCCACGACGTCACGCTGTACTTCCGCGAGCGCGCCGACCGCACGACGAGCGAGTTCTACTCGGATGCCTCGATCGGCGAGTTCTGGATCGGCCCCCGGCCGGCGCTTGCCGGCGTCGCTGCGGATCTCGCACTCGCGACCGCGCACATCGACGACTTCGAGTCCGGCGACGGCGATGTCGTCCTCGACGAGGACGACGACCTCGCGCGGTTCGTGTCGGAGCTGAGGCTCGTGAAGGACGCGTACGAGATCGGGCAGATGGAGCTCGCCGTGCAGGTGACCGCGTCCGGCTTCGACGACATCGTCGCGAACCTCCCTGCCATCGTCGAGCACCCCCGCGGCGAGCGCGTCGTGGAGGGCGTGTTCCAGCAGCGCGCCCGCAGCGACGGCAACGCGGTCGGCTACGACACGATCGCGGCATCCGGTCCCCACGCGTGCTACCTGCACTGGACGCGCAACGACGGCGCCGTGGTGCCGGGCGATCTCATCCTGATCGACGCCGGCGTCGAGGTCGACAGCCTCTACACCGCCGACATCACGCGCACGCTCCCGGTCAGCGGCCGCTTCACCGACGTGCAGCGCAAGGTCTACGAGACGGTGCGCGAAGCCGCCGACGCCGCCTTCGCCGCGGCCCGCCCCGGCGTGAAGTTCCGCTCCGTCCATGAGGCCGCCATGCAGGTCATCGCGGCACGGGTCGCAGAATGGGGCCTGCTGCCGGTGACGGCCGAGGAAGCGCTGGATGCCGACAACGGCGGCCACCACCGCCGCTACATGGTGCACGGCACGAGCCACCACCTGGGCATCGACGTGCACGACTGCGCGCAGGCCCGCCGCGACATGTACTACGACGGCATCCTCGAGGCCGGCATGGTCTTCACGATCGAGCCGGGGCTCTACTTCCAGATCGACGATCTCACCGTTCCCGAGGAGTACCGCGGCATCGGCGTGCGCATCGAGGACGACATCCTGATGACCGACGACGGGCCCGTCAACCTGTCGTCCGCCATCCCGCGGACCGCGGACGAGGTCGAGGCCTGGATCGCGGCCGGCGGGCGCTGA
- a CDS encoding endonuclease/exonuclease/phosphatase family protein → MLRLLGILVTVLCAIAAAVLTFPGFFRVERIYPIAQIVSFRGILALAFAAAALLALLLAIARPIRPLALSIALVAGIATVANVAVLSARGGLGTDPLPAKTDASVRVMTWNTAGPATPPETIAKIAVAMDADIVALPETTIETGESVALAMRDLGHRMWAHHASDPSTEWDAGSTTLLISPDLGDYAVIESSLDGTSNTSTVPSAVAMPVSGEGPIVVAVHAVAPRPSYMQSWRDDLQWLADQCGDSNVIMAGDFNATVDHMTGLGLDGATLGHCTDAAVETGNGALGTWSADLPAVLGAPIDHVMATPQWRASGSLVLRSLDDSGSDHRPLIVQYEPAG, encoded by the coding sequence GTGCTTCGCCTGCTCGGGATCCTCGTGACCGTGCTGTGCGCGATCGCCGCAGCGGTGCTCACGTTCCCCGGCTTCTTCCGTGTCGAGCGCATCTACCCGATCGCCCAGATCGTGTCGTTCCGCGGCATCCTCGCGCTCGCGTTCGCCGCGGCCGCCCTGCTCGCGCTGCTTCTCGCCATCGCGCGGCCGATCCGGCCGCTGGCCCTGTCGATCGCGCTCGTCGCCGGGATCGCGACGGTGGCGAACGTCGCGGTCCTGTCGGCTCGCGGCGGCCTCGGCACCGACCCGCTGCCTGCCAAGACCGACGCCAGCGTCCGGGTGATGACGTGGAACACGGCCGGCCCGGCCACGCCGCCCGAGACCATCGCGAAGATCGCCGTCGCGATGGATGCCGACATCGTGGCCCTGCCCGAGACCACCATCGAGACCGGTGAGAGCGTCGCGCTCGCGATGCGCGACCTCGGCCACCGGATGTGGGCGCACCACGCCTCGGATCCGTCCACGGAATGGGATGCCGGATCCACGACCCTGCTGATCTCGCCCGACCTGGGCGACTACGCGGTCATCGAGTCCTCCCTCGACGGCACCAGCAACACCTCCACCGTGCCGAGCGCCGTCGCGATGCCCGTCTCGGGCGAGGGCCCCATCGTGGTCGCCGTGCACGCGGTCGCGCCGAGACCGAGCTATATGCAGAGCTGGCGCGACGACCTGCAGTGGCTGGCGGACCAGTGCGGCGACAGCAACGTGATCATGGCGGGCGACTTCAACGCGACCGTCGACCACATGACGGGTCTGGGGCTCGACGGCGCCACCCTCGGGCACTGCACCGACGCCGCCGTCGAGACGGGCAACGGAGCGCTGGGCACCTGGTCGGCCGACCTGCCGGCCGTCCTCGGCGCGCCCATCGATCACGTGATGGCCACGCCCCAGTGGCGCGCATCCGGGTCGCTGGTGCTGCGGTCGCTCGACGACTCCGGATCCGACCATCGCCCGCTGATCGTCCAGTACGAGCCGGCCGGCTGA
- a CDS encoding PHP domain-containing protein: MPGSSRRPLHTSPTRRAEPRDTGAQRFEGPSDLHLHSANSDGTQPPAEVMASAHRHGVRTAALTDHDTTSGWAEAADAATSLGMTFIAGMELSARHEWRSVHVLAYLPDPDDPALRAETTRIRSSRLDRARLMADRISRDYDLVWDDILEQTSDGATVGRPHIADALVARGLVRDRAEAFAGILSPGGDYYVALYAPDPVTAVRLVAGAGGVPVIAHPAGRAGLLPVRLMERMLDAGLAGFELGHRENREPALTTLRDLCRERDLIVTGSSDYHGLGKPNQPGENTTSDDMVARIIEQATGNAPVYP, translated from the coding sequence ATGCCCGGATCGTCCCGACGCCCGCTCCACACGTCGCCGACGCGGCGCGCGGAGCCTCGGGACACCGGCGCTCAGCGCTTCGAAGGACCGAGCGATCTGCACCTGCACTCCGCGAACTCCGACGGTACGCAGCCTCCCGCCGAGGTGATGGCGTCCGCGCATCGACACGGGGTGCGGACGGCGGCGCTCACCGACCACGACACCACCTCGGGATGGGCGGAGGCCGCCGACGCCGCGACATCGCTCGGCATGACCTTCATCGCGGGCATGGAGCTCTCGGCCCGCCACGAATGGCGCAGCGTCCACGTGCTGGCGTATCTGCCGGATCCCGACGACCCGGCGCTGCGTGCCGAGACCACCCGCATCCGCTCATCGCGGCTGGATCGCGCCCGGCTCATGGCCGACCGGATCTCTCGCGACTACGACCTCGTGTGGGACGACATCCTCGAGCAGACGAGCGACGGGGCGACCGTCGGGCGGCCGCACATCGCCGACGCGCTCGTGGCCCGCGGCCTCGTGCGCGACCGTGCCGAGGCCTTCGCCGGAATCCTCAGCCCAGGCGGCGACTACTACGTCGCGCTGTACGCACCCGACCCGGTGACCGCCGTGCGGCTCGTCGCCGGCGCCGGGGGAGTGCCCGTCATCGCGCATCCTGCCGGCCGGGCCGGCCTGCTGCCGGTGCGGCTGATGGAGCGGATGCTGGATGCCGGCCTCGCCGGCTTCGAACTCGGACACCGCGAGAACCGGGAGCCGGCCCTCACCACGCTGCGCGACCTCTGCCGCGAGCGCGACCTCATCGTCACCGGCTCGAGCGACTACCACGGTCTGGGCAAGCCCAACCAGCCGGGCGAGAACACCACCAGCGACGACATGGTCGCGCGCATCATCGAGCAGGCGACGGGAAACGCCCCTGTCTACCCGTGA
- a CDS encoding SHOCT domain-containing protein: MHILDAVTTAYEYQGFWGSFWDIIWWFLWIFFFMAYLFALFAVIGDLFRDHTLNGWWKAVWIIFLIFVPFLTLLVYLIARGNGMAQRGAKQAAELQSAQDAYIKSVAGSGGTSAADEIAKAKGLLDSGTITQAEYDALKAKALS, translated from the coding sequence GTGCACATCCTCGATGCCGTCACCACCGCATATGAGTACCAGGGCTTCTGGGGCTCCTTCTGGGACATCATCTGGTGGTTCCTCTGGATCTTCTTCTTCATGGCGTACCTGTTCGCGCTGTTCGCCGTCATCGGCGACCTGTTCCGCGACCACACCCTGAACGGGTGGTGGAAGGCGGTCTGGATCATCTTCCTGATCTTCGTCCCGTTCCTCACGCTGCTCGTCTACCTCATCGCCCGCGGCAACGGCATGGCCCAGCGCGGCGCGAAGCAGGCCGCCGAGCTGCAGAGCGCCCAGGACGCCTACATCAAGTCCGTCGCGGGCTCCGGCGGCACCAGCGCTGCCGACGAGATCGCCAAGGCCAAGGGTCTGCTCGACTCCGGCACGATCACGCAGGCGGAGTACGACGCGCTGAAGGCCAAGGCGCTGAGCTGA
- a CDS encoding DEAD/DEAH box helicase, translated as MTTFAELGVDQDIVEALSAKGIVDAFPIQEQTIPLGLPGQDIIGQAKTGTGKTFGFGIPVVQRLGPTPAPGVKALIVVPTRELCVQVYEDMDMLTSGRPTSVVAIYGGKAYEGQIDQLKAGAQIVVGTPGRLIDLNNQRLLDLSHATEVVLDEADKMLDLGFLPDIEKIFSKVPAIRHTQLFSATMPGPIVALARRFMSNPIHIRATDPDEGLTQANINHLVYRAHSLDKDEVIARILQAEGRGKTVIFTRTKRAAQRLSDELGDRGFNTASVHGDMSQEARERSMAGFKAGKKDVLIATDVAARGIDVDDVTHVINHTIPDDEKTYLHRAGRTGRAGKTGIAVTFVDWEDLHKWALINRALEFGQPEPVETYSSSPHLFSDLDIPAGTKGRIVTAPKTQAVRVQPERAADAAAEVETNGQAPGRRRRRRRGDSERVGSTFEPVDGGASASAEQSGPSTDGDRSTDGGGTHDGGGKEHHDGKPAPRRRRRRRGGSGGGSAPAGGATVGA; from the coding sequence GTGACGACCTTCGCCGAACTCGGCGTTGATCAGGACATCGTCGAGGCGCTCTCCGCAAAGGGCATCGTCGACGCATTCCCCATCCAAGAGCAGACCATCCCCCTCGGCCTCCCCGGCCAGGACATCATCGGCCAGGCGAAGACCGGCACCGGCAAGACCTTCGGCTTCGGCATCCCCGTCGTCCAGCGGCTCGGTCCGACACCGGCGCCCGGCGTCAAGGCGCTCATCGTGGTGCCGACGCGCGAGCTGTGCGTGCAGGTCTACGAAGACATGGACATGCTCACCTCGGGGCGCCCGACCAGCGTTGTCGCGATCTACGGCGGCAAGGCGTACGAGGGCCAGATCGACCAGCTCAAGGCCGGCGCTCAGATCGTCGTCGGCACCCCCGGCCGACTGATCGACCTGAACAACCAGCGGCTGCTCGACCTCTCGCACGCGACCGAGGTCGTGCTGGACGAGGCCGACAAGATGCTCGACCTCGGGTTCCTGCCCGACATCGAGAAGATCTTCTCGAAGGTGCCGGCCATCCGTCACACGCAGCTCTTCTCGGCGACGATGCCCGGCCCGATCGTCGCGCTGGCCCGCCGGTTCATGTCGAACCCGATCCACATCCGCGCGACCGATCCCGACGAGGGCCTCACGCAGGCCAACATCAACCACCTCGTCTACCGTGCGCACTCGCTCGACAAGGACGAGGTCATCGCCCGCATCCTGCAGGCCGAGGGCCGCGGCAAGACCGTGATCTTCACGCGCACCAAGCGCGCGGCGCAGCGTCTCTCCGACGAGCTCGGCGACCGCGGCTTCAACACCGCGTCGGTGCACGGCGACATGAGCCAGGAGGCGCGCGAGCGCTCCATGGCCGGCTTCAAGGCCGGCAAGAAGGACGTGCTCATCGCCACGGACGTGGCGGCGCGCGGCATCGACGTCGACGACGTCACCCACGTCATCAACCACACGATCCCCGACGACGAGAAGACGTACCTGCACCGCGCGGGCCGCACCGGCCGCGCGGGCAAGACGGGCATCGCGGTGACCTTCGTCGACTGGGAGGACCTGCACAAGTGGGCCCTCATCAACCGCGCGCTCGAGTTCGGGCAGCCGGAGCCCGTCGAGACGTATTCCTCCAGCCCGCACCTGTTCAGCGATCTCGACATCCCGGCCGGCACGAAGGGGCGCATCGTGACCGCCCCGAAGACCCAGGCCGTCCGCGTGCAGCCCGAACGGGCAGCGGATGCCGCGGCAGAGGTCGAGACCAACGGCCAGGCCCCGGGCCGCCGGCGTCGCCGGCGCCGGGGCGACTCCGAGCGTGTGGGCTCGACCTTCGAGCCCGTCGACGGCGGCGCATCGGCCTCGGCGGAGCAGAGCGGACCGTCGACCGACGGCGACCGTTCCACCGACGGCGGCGGGACCCACGACGGCGGCGGCAAGGAGCACCACGACGGAAAGCCCGCGCCGCGTCGGCGCCGTCGCCGTCGCGGCGGCAGCGGCGGAGGGTCGGCCCCCGCGGGCGGCGCCACCGTCGGCGCCTGA